The following are encoded in a window of Lagenorhynchus albirostris chromosome 3, mLagAlb1.1, whole genome shotgun sequence genomic DNA:
- the RETREG1 gene encoding reticulophagy regulator 1 isoform X2, producing the protein MPEGEDFGSGKSWEVINSKPDERPRLSHCLAESWMNFSMFLQEMSLFKQQSPGKFCLLVCSVCTFFTILGSYIPGVILSYLLLLCAFLCPFFKCNDIGQKIYNKIKSFLLKLDFGIREYINQKKRERAEADKEKSHKDDSELDFSALCPKISLTVAAKELSVSDTDVSEVSWTDNGTFNLSEGYTPQTDTSDDLDRPSEEVFSRDLSDFPSLENGTGTNDEDELSLGLPTELKRRKEQLDRGPRPSSERQSVAGLTLPLSGDQTFHLMSNLAGDVITAAVTAAVKDQLAGMQQALSQAAPSPGEDTDEGDDFELLDQSELDQIESELGLSQDQEAEAPQNKKSSGFLSNLLGGH; encoded by the exons ctGGGAAGTTATCAATTCCAAACCAGATGAAAGACCCAGGCTCAGCCACTGTCTTGCAGAATCATGGATGAATTTCAGCATGTTTCTTCAAGAAATGTCTCTGTTTAAACAGCAGAGCCCTGGCAAG ttttgtctcCTGGTCTGCAGTGTATGCACCTTTTTTACGATCTTGGGAAGTTACATTCCTGGGGTTATACTGAGCTATCTACTGT TACTATGTGCATTTCTGTgtccattttttaagtgtaatgATATTGGacaaaaaatatacaacaaaatcAAGTCATTTCTGCTGAAACTAGATTTTGGAATCAGAGAATATATTAACCAGAAGAAACGTGAGAGAGCTG aagcagataaagaaaaaagtcacaaagATGACAGTGAATTAGACTTTTCAGCTCTCTGTCCTAAG ATTAGCCTGACCGTTGCCGCCAAAGAGTTGTCTGTGTCTGACACAGATGTGTCCGAGGTCTCCTGGACTGACAATGGGACCTTCAACCTTTCAGAAGGATACACTCCACAGACGGACACTTCTGACG ATCTTGACCGACCTAGTGAGGAAGTTTTCTCTCGAGacctttcagattttccatctctAGAAAATGGCACAGGAACAAACGATGAAGATGAATTAAGCCTTGGCTTGCCCACTGAgctcaagagaagaaaggagcagTTGGACCGCGGTCCCAGACCCAGCTCAGAGAGGCAATCAGTGGCTGGTCTCACCCTTCCTCTGAGCGGTGACCAAACCTTCCACCTGATGAGCAACCTGGCTGGGGACGTCATCACCGCTGCGGTGACTGCCGCCGTCAAAGACCAGTTAGCAGGCATGCAGCAAGCACTGTCTCAGGCTGCTCCCAGCCCAGGGGAGGACACAGACGAAGGGGATGATTTTGAACTACTGGACCAGTCAGAGCTCGACCAAATTGAGAGTGAATTGGGGCTTTCACAAGACCAGGAAGCAGAAGCACCGCAAAATAAGAAGTCTTCAGGCTTTCTTTCAAATCTACTTGGAGGCCATTAG